Genomic segment of Dehalococcoidia bacterium:
CGGTGAGGGCATTCACGTGACGGCTGACGGTGTATCGCTTGAAGGCTTTACGCTGGACAGTGACCCTGCTAATGGACCGAACTACGGTATCAAGTGTGCCAACGTCGTCGGAGTATCCCTGACAGACCTTCTCGTAACAAATCTAAAGAAAACAGGTTTTGATTTACTCGGAATCAATGCCTCTACTGTGAGCAACGTGGCGTCAATCAGCAACGGAGGTCATGGCATACAGGTGCTCGATTGCAATGATGTCACCTTCTCGGACATCACGGTTAGCGGTAATAGTTGGCAGGGCATCAGTGTTGCTACTTGGGGCCTTTATAGCCTACTCGGAACCAGCGGGATCGTGTTCAGTGGCACGAACAGTTTTGTAGACGACTTCCAGCTCGAGGAGGGTGACTACAACAATCCGGGTGTTCCACTTGCTGGGGATGCAATCATCACGTACAGCACCAACCCGGCGGACGGCGCCGATGTCACAGTGCTGGCCAGTGATTTCGGTTACGCGATGCACGGCGAACAGGATGATTCAGCCGTGCCCCAGAACCGCATCTGGTTTTTCCAGACGCTTGCCGAGGCACAGGCTACGGCGGCCAGCGCACCTGTGGGTCACTTCACCGGCGGCTGCATGTACATAGAGAGCCTCACCGACAGCACCCAGCTGTACGTCAGCCCCGGGTGCTCCATCCAGTGTGCCGTCGATGCCGCCTCCTCTGGCGATACGATCAACGTGGCGGCGGGGACGTATGATGTTCCTCCCATACTCTTCGATAAGAGCCTAACTATTACAGGAGCCGACCCCTCAGAAAAGCCACTTCTACGTCTATCTGAAAATTGCCGAGGCTCCTCTGGAGAACAGGCAGGTTGGTTCAGAATTGATGGCGCATACAATGTAAATCTGAGCAATCTAATTCTGGATGGAGATGACAATAGCAAAAAAACTTGCTATGCAATAGGCGTCCGTAATGGAGCTACAGGAACGTTTCAGAACAACGTTATTCGCGACATATTCATGGATGGCGCTCATGGATGTGGTATTAGCACACGCTGCGATATTACAGTCCAAGACAATACCTTTCAAAACATCGAGCGGATAGGGATTTCAGTTAATATGGACGCGACTACCTTGGCTTGTCTTATAAAAGGTAACACCATTATTGGGCAGGGCATTGGCTATGAAATGTGTGAATATGGAATAGAGGTGGATTTCGGCGGCACGGCTACAGTTGAAGGAAATACAGTTTATAACTACTGTGGCGTGGCTTCGGACGGTTCAGAATCTTCTGCCTTATATGTAAATAGCTATTACTACGGAACATATGGCCACTCTAAGGCAGTCGTCAAGGACAATGTACTTTATGATAGTACTACTGGCTTGTTTATCGGCAACGCATACGCAGGACAGGAAGGAGACCAAACCGAAGTTACTGCTACTGGGAACCAAATAAACGATAACGAATATGGCATATACATTGAGCATGCAAAGTCATTAACCGCTAATAATAATAACATTGCTGGCAACACCGAATATGGCATATTTAGTGAGTATGGCGTATTGGTGGATGCCACCAACAACTGGTGGGGCGATGCCAGCGGGCCCGAAGACGCGACAGCGGTGCCTGATGCTTGCGCATTAACTCTAGATAATCCGGCTGGTCTTGGCGACGAGGTGAGTGAATGCGTTGACTACAGCTCCTGGCTGAGTGCGCCATATGTTGCTCCCACTCCAACACCTACACCTACGCCTCCTGCTCCCGCCTGCTTCATCGCCACTGCTGCATATGGCACATCGAGCGCTGCGGAGATCGATGTGTTGAGGGCATTCAGGGATGAGGTGCTGCTGGAAAGCACTCTGGGCTCTCAGCTTGTGGAGATGTACTACCAGACCAGTCCTCCGGTAGCGGACTTCATATCGGAAAACAGCCTCTTAAGGACCATTGTGAGGGAGCTGGTGATCGACCCCATTGTGAGTGTTGCAACGTTCACACAGGATATTTGGGGAAAATAACTGAAGGGACACCATAGCTTGTTCTAAGGTGATCCCTGGCGAGACCCGGGGAGGTATACTTCGCCGGGAAAAGAGGACGCTTTAGCCGTCCAGATAACGGGGCACCTCAGGCAGTTAAGTATTGCTGCCTGAGGT
This window contains:
- a CDS encoding right-handed parallel beta-helix repeat-containing protein, whose protein sequence is MKAKIVYMALALVLVFSLAAVVVPAGPALADTTTTLTLPSNVYRPAEFVVSSTTTHDGLAYTNVLFVITVSGPESFAAYDRTDVFTITEVDGGDPQGISGTFVHQGDDFVGYWGPLGGFPLPASYSATTPFTIEMNNDGTAPLGTYNLKVELVNLSPDPDEQLTEATGSFSLSGDTLYVGAGQQFTTIQAAVDAASSGDTINVAAGTYPENLNVNKGVSIVGAGVSLVTIDVTGKDVGGEGIHVTADGVSLEGFTLDSDPANGPNYGIKCANVVGVSLTDLLVTNLKKTGFDLLGINASTVSNVASISNGGHGIQVLDCNDVTFSDITVSGNSWQGISVATWGLYSLLGTSGIVFSGTNSFVDDFQLEEGDYNNPGVPLAGDAIITYSTNPADGADVTVLASDFGYAMHGEQDDSAVPQNRIWFFQTLAEAQATAASAPVGHFTGGCMYIESLTDSTQLYVSPGCSIQCAVDAASSGDTINVAAGTYDVPPILFDKSLTITGADPSEKPLLRLSENCRGSSGEQAGWFRIDGAYNVNLSNLILDGDDNSKKTCYAIGVRNGATGTFQNNVIRDIFMDGAHGCGISTRCDITVQDNTFQNIERIGISVNMDATTLACLIKGNTIIGQGIGYEMCEYGIEVDFGGTATVEGNTVYNYCGVASDGSESSALYVNSYYYGTYGHSKAVVKDNVLYDSTTGLFIGNAYAGQEGDQTEVTATGNQINDNEYGIYIEHAKSLTANNNNIAGNTEYGIFSEYGVLVDATNNWWGDASGPEDATAVPDACALTLDNPAGLGDEVSECVDYSSWLSAPYVAPTPTPTPTPPAPACFIATAAYGTSSAAEIDVLRAFRDEVLLESTLGSQLVEMYYQTSPPVADFISENSLLRTIVRELVIDPIVSVATFTQDIWGK